GAAGTAAGCGAATGATGAAAGGTGAAAACTGACCGGAACAAATTCATTTGAATTTTGGCATCAAAACAGGTGACTGTGTTGTCATGGATTCACACCAGACTGGACCAAGGTGACATATTATCAGTGTGTTTCAAGATCAATTACCGCATTATCAGTCTTATAATTTCTGTAAGCTAATGTCTTCCTGTACTTCACACACCCCTTATTGTAATATGGAACCTAGACTTTCATGGGCTTTGTCTCAGTTCAACCATGACAACAAGAATGCTTTGAAAACTCTGTTCATTTCGAATACATCAATCTGTTTCCTTAGAACATTCAAAATGAGGCCACAGGTAATGATAAATGCAACACATACCAGGGTTTACATACTTTCATTGTTGGTACAAAATAACAGCTACAAAACCATAGTTTTTCAAATAACATTAATGAAATATCCCTATGTAGATATGCATTTAATTTCATTGCAACCTGTTTTATTGATTTACAACTTGGACTCAGCCACAAGTCAATGTGACAGGCTGTGGAAACACCAACTTAAGATGCATTCAGCAAAGAGTATTACATGACAAGATGTTCCATATTTCAAAGAAAGAACTCAGCATGTTGTCTcagaaacaaaactgaaaccaGTGTTATGTCACTATCATGCTGAAGGTGAGGGCACTGTTTACAACATGAATCAAGCCAGCAATAATATTAATCAGAATGTTAGGGTTTCAACTGATGATTTACCGATGAGAGTAAATGAACCTGCTGATGCAGTCATGACTGATGGAACAACACTTGAATGTTCCAGATTATGTTGAGTCTTTGCTGAAGACAAAACAGCCCTGTGAGACATTGGCTAATGTCTGCCATCATTGGAAATGTGCTGAAACACATTTCAGCCTGTTTGAAGAGATACTGTGATCAAGGGATTTCTGTGACTACCATTTAGTTAAACAATATTCTGCAATACTATAATAACAAATATGTAGGTCAACTCAGCAAAATGTATACGTGTTTTACCAAGCTGACTTGAGGGCTGTCACATGTTTTTTGTGAAAACTCTCCATTTGACCTATAACTAATtataccacaagcatgggttgctgaagatcagttctaaccgggatcttcacgggtactagCGCAAGTACCTCCGTAACAATGTGTCCCTTGAAGAAGAGAGAGGCGACTGACCTTATACAGTGAGGAGAAGAACACCACACCCTGTCCATTGAAGAGGAAGATGAACCACAGGATGTAGAATGCTCGCTGCTTCAGCATTTGTTTGGGGTGCATGACAGCATGTTCGTCATCCCTGCAAAAATTGCTGAGTAATTTCACAACAGAACTGTTATTCCCACAAGCCTGATCAGTGCCATTTTACACTTTATTACTTGACTTGCAGAATTCTaatccagcaacattccagtgtACATGTTTGACTGACTGTCAATATTGACTGTCAATAATCCAGTCATGACACAGTTAGATATGCAGATTTTTTTTAAAGGGACAGTTTGGGCACCAAACAGGTAATTTATGTCTTTGTGAAGGTAAGTGAGCCCGTACCTCTCAATGACCCAATTAAACTGGGATGACACATGCTAACTTGACAGCAATATTTCCTGAACATTATCATGACCACCAGAATCGTTCCTCTTCATTTGTCCTAGGCCAATAAACTAACCCACAAACTATGTTATCATACAAAGCAGGGCTTGCTGTGTCATGCTTCCTTGGATTCAAACTGACGGTGAATACAGTAAATGGTGATATTGACAGTGCCACTAACAGTTTGATGGGGTGAAAAAATAAATTTTGAAGCATTAGAGTTGGTCAAATATCTCACATTTTCCATTGAATGAACTACAGTAAATATAATTTTTACAATTTTAGTTGTGCAGACAGAGcactaaataaaatatttcttccaTGCCACTTCAACATTCAACGtgtcatgacaagcaaatgaaGCACTATTTCTATCCCTGCATAAGAAAGAATACTGTGCAGAAGATATGTGCAAAGATGGAGCGCAGTACTTCACGCCTGAGTGTTCCCGCATTGCAGAAGTTTCATCCTGTTTTATGCCTCCCTCTTCATCTGAGCTGGCTGCTGGGATCAAGGCCTTTGTCTCGCTGTCCTCCCCATCTGGGTTCACTGTCTCATCCATCACctacaacaacatcaacaacaacaacaacatcacaaGGGACACCATCATCTCATCTCCATGTCCAGTCATGCTTGATAACTTCACACAAACTGTTGTTCTGAAGAGCAACACTTTTTATGAACAGACGTCATATTTGCAATAGATGCGACATATGGTAGTAGTCTATCtataaaacatgtttctgttCACCATACCAGCTTCTGAATGCCATTTAAACAAGTTATTCTTCCGGCCAAGGATTTTGTTAATATGAGCTCTGGGCAGTAGTTTTGTTGCGCCCTGCTCCCATTGGCTGCCTGCTGCCTTGGCTCTTTAAAAACAGAGGTTAGTGTTTTGTAAATGATCACATATCACATTCTCATGATGTGAAATTATATGATATACAAAGTACACTGTAAAAGTAGGTTCAAAGTTAACCTTATTTAAACTTCCATTAAACAATTAAGGCTTCATTAAATAATAAATGCCTCTGCTACATAAATATACCAACAgctggtgagtgtgtgtgagagtgagtgaatgagtttatttttatacggcactcagcaatattccagctatatggcgactggTGTAGACAGTGACCAGTGAGATCCAGTTAGcacagactcaattatttacagaccactgtcacattgctgaaacactgctgagtgtgatgtaaatttaaactaaactcactcatgaacaTAGAGAAATTTCTGGGTTTCTATGTAAATAAAACAGtatcttctaaaatgccaataaagcatctaaactcactcagacaTTAAGGTTCACATGCAGACATCTGTCTAGACGGTCAGAGACCAGTGAGATATACAGTGATAAGAAGTGATAGTCTGCAACACCATTTATGTGTAAAAGCAACAGCAGCCAAAAGGGTTTATCAGGCAAACAGTGATTGATAGTATGAGCATCCAGATAACTATCCGGGCTTCTTCTCATCTAAACTCCTTCAGTTAATGGACCCCATcccaccatatacctggaatattgatgagtgtggcataaaactaaactcactaaactACTGGACCCTATCAATCCTGGATTCATCGGTTCATCATGTTCCCACAGTCACAAGCCCCAAGAGGTAAACATTACACAGAAGACCAGGCAAAGGCTACAATGGTGGATGTTAGAGCAAGATAGAGCTGTGTTAGAGAGGTCCCAATATTACTGGGAAATAGAGTTACAGAAGTTACATGTTCAGACTCTGTTCTGTCTCCTTTAGGCTGGGGCACATAGGTTGTCTTTACCTACCAGGAAAATATAAACAGAACTCGGTCATAAAACATTAAGcaaatcaatattttaaaaagaGGAACACAATCATACCAAGTGGATAAGATCTGACTGTCATGACTTCAAGTCTCAGCTTAGCCCCGATGATCATCGTTGGTGAGTCGCCACTCTCACTGACCCTCATACTAGCTTACCAGAGAAAAACATAACGCATCCTTCATATTTGCAAACTGGATAGATCCCATAATACCATCtacaaagtggtcaaatgtgacATTAcactagactaccagttgtcaggCTTCCATATTTATGAATGGTGGTTGAGTGGGTTAAATTGATGGCAGTTAGGTATCTGACTGAGAGAGTGGATTCAAGTCCCGGATGTGCCAGAATCTGTATTTTACTTAGGATCCCTAATCCCAAATGTACCATGTTACACTGAATGCTTAATTTCTTCATCCTGAAAATATCAGGATTGCATCTTTAACTGGTAATGTGCATTTTACTATCAGGTACATATGTGCAAAATATGACCAATTCAAGCCAAGCATTGAATATTTGAAGTACCTTACAATGTTCACAGTGTCCTTTAGCATGATGGGTTAAGTGTGTTAGCGGTTTAGCATCCCAGGATTAAATACATAATTAAATCACATATACTTTAATGCAGTAGTTTTTGCTATACAGCTGATGCTCTAAGGCTAACACTGGCATGCATGCCATGCAAGACTTGCTGCTGGTCAGCTTTAACACAGCTACCTCTCTCACAACCGGATCACCTCATCAGATGCCCCTTCACCAGAACAGCTTGAAAGGTAACAGAATAGGGTTAACTTGCACAACACTTGGACACATTTAACCCTACTCCAAACACAAATTCCATCACCTTATACAATCCTACCTTGGCCATTGTGATGGAAGTATCATCTTTACTGCCCTGTTATAACCAGAAATTCTACGTCTTCACAATAATGAAATGGTTAATGATAAACAAAGAACTCTGCATGGCTGAGGATCAGGTGTTGTCACAatatttttcatccaaaagAAATCTCAATTACTAATTATTGTCTTGCATTTTGTAACACAGCGCCAGCACTGATCTCGCAGGACGAGATCATCTCTCACCTCAACAGGAGGCGGGTCTGATATGAAGATAATGCCAATAAGCTGCATCACGATGTAGCATGCTCCCAGTATCAGGAACATCTTGGGCACTCTCTCCAACACCTCAGGCTGTGTGAAATAACTGAAGATGGAAAAATGATTCACGTCATAGAACATGGCTGAACACACCTGTTGCTATGGAGACTTACAGTTTTATGAAGCTTATCGTTTTGTGAAACCTGATCTGATTGAGTATATATAAACCTCAATACGATTAATGATTACGACACCCTGAAGACTTAATACTTAATCTGCCACTCAAATATCTCCTCCCTCTGTCTCTGTttctctcaaacacacacacactctcttgcacgcacacacacatgcatgcatgcatgcacaaaatacagtctagtacacaTTATATACCAACTTCAAATACACTGCCCCAAACACAGCACTTAACTCTCGTTACCTTCCTCCGTCAGTGTTGTCTGTGTGAGGTTTCAAGTTGTTGTGGTTAATGTAAGCTGTCTGAACCTGGTCAAAAATGAAGGCGCCACCCCCGAAGCCGGCGACCACACAGCCACTGACCAGCCCCTTCTTCTCCGGAAGCCACTGAAAACATCATCAACATAGCACCAATGTCTAGCCTTGATACATCCCAATACGATTACATGCCACATAGACTGTTGAGTGCTgtaaaatgacaaacattaaattttgcTACAACACACTTCCTGTTACTTGAAGACATCTTGTAACTGAACACATCTCCGATAATCCCCAGTGTATACATTCTGATAAATCTCTCACTAGTACCCTGGATGTATCTGCAGCTCCTCAATATAATTTCATTACCTCCCACGGCTGGCTGTGCATTCTCACATTAGGTAGTCAAATATGCTGCTACAACTGAGCTTGCTAGTGTCAACTAAGATAGCAGCTGCAGCTGCGAACATTTGCTTGCTGTGATGTCATATATAGGGGGAAAAATCATAGAGACAAACTAACACATCTGAAACCTTAAAacaagtcatcagaagatgacatatccccctggttTCCAAATATTAGAAAGGActgttacttattgtgtttttagaccaagtcagaattgtttccatgcaattcatgaaaaatataaatgccatatatctgtaatcagaaaaagtcactatttcaagatctgtctcgtacatctgccaagatcttttgaaagatatgaaatggttttcgagttgtgctccggaagcGAAGTCAGCAATGTGTTCACGGAAAAGAGAAaacaatacatcataaaaacctgtaaatagcaaaaggcaccactttgggtttTCCCCACACATATCggccaagtaacactgacagatattaagaagtttttgagttctgctctagaaacgaaacacacctctcacttttgagattaAGTACGAaatgcttccatggaaaccgagaaactaagaaatcacaaaaaccagtaagtagcaaaaggcaccactttaggttccagCTGATATATCCACCAAGTTTTGCCGAAAAACATTGACGGTTTTTGaggtctgctccggaaacgaatcacatccctccattttgaaactaagtccgaaacgtttccatagaaacggagaaaataataaatcacaaaaacatgtaaatagcaaaaggacaACTACGACATTTAGCTGAGCTGCTTCTTGTATTAATCAAGTCTCTACTTCCCTACTGATACCAGGCTATGCACATTGCAGAGACCCATCTTCAGGACACAGGATTTCATATTATAAGGGACTTGTTGCAGGACACAGGCTATGGACATTACAACGATCCAACTTAAGGACACAGGCTATCAACATTACAGGGACCCATCTGCAGGACACAAGCTATGGACATTACTGGGACCCATGTGCAGGACACAGCCTATTACAGGGACCATTGTTTAGGACACAAGCTTCAGATGTTACAGGATACCTGTTTCAGGACACAGATTATGGACAATACAGGGGATGTACCTGGAGGACACAGGCTATGGTCAATACAGGACACAGGTTATAGCTAGTATTAGATTACCTACCTTCATTGCACAGGCCATGGGGATTGCATATGCAATACCGACGCCAAGTCCAAACATCAGTCCGTATGTGAAAACAACGGCAATGAAGGAGTGTTGGACTGACAGGTATGTCAACAGGACTCCGGCACTGGAACACAACAACCACAAGTTGTTCCTGCATTGGAAGGTTATGACCCACTGGCAGTTTTCTTTGCACTTTTTTATCAAACCAACATCTTATAACAATAAGTTAAGCAACTTTATAAGCAAGAAACGCACACTGCCATTATGTAAAATTCAGAGTCAGCTGGTAAAGGGACAGTCAGGCTTCTTGCAAAGAGGTCTAGAATCTTTACGTGAGCTTAATATGGTGAACATTGTCAGTAAAAGAAGCATGAACAACAGGCACAAAGACTGTAGAGACAATGAAGTTACCTAATGAATAGAATTATGTTGTCCATGCATAGTCACCCCAAACAATTACAAGCAACCAATGTCAAACCTCATGAGTACAGATCCAAGAAGAGTGGTAAGTCGGGGACCGATGAATCGGTTGATAACGCCCCCAAGGAACATGGACAGTCCTTGTCCCATGGCTGACATGGAGAAGATCCAGACACTCTGCCCATACTGCAGGTTACTAGGGCTGCTGTACTTGCGGATGTACGAGGTCAGGTATGGGTTCAGGTTACCTACAACACAGTCATCACATCACATATAACAGCTGAAGACTGGTGGATGAACAGATCTGAGATAAACATACCCCCACCAACTTCATCATCCTCATGATAACCCTGTGGAAAATCTGGGTTCAGGTTCGCAGGAACATTGTGCAACAGCACCATGGTTGGTCATTCCTGGGTTTAGAATGCCCCAGGGAGTTATCTAAGATTCCACATCAAGTGCCGTTATCTGAGAAATTGGGAAAATAGCATTTCTTCATGAAAAGCTCATTGTAAGTGACAAGTGTTCTTAACTTGAGACATGTGAAAATTGCATTTTGGGCACTTGTAGTAAATAACTAACCATTGAAGGTACTTCCACATTC
This genomic stretch from Haliotis asinina isolate JCU_RB_2024 chromosome 4, JCU_Hal_asi_v2, whole genome shotgun sequence harbors:
- the LOC137281218 gene encoding uncharacterized MFS-type transporter YhjX-like; the protein is MAIPDRWRKYLVIVGGVLVHLTLGTVYTFGNLNPYLTSYIRKYSSPSNLQYGQSVWIFSMSAMGQGLSMFLGGVINRFIGPRLTTLLGSVLMSAGVLLTYLSVQHSFIAVVFTYGLMFGLGVGIAYAIPMACAMKWLPEKKGLVSGCVVAGFGGGAFIFDQVQTAYINHNNLKPHTDNTDGGSYFTQPEVLERVPKMFLILGACYIVMQLIGIIFISDPPPVEVMDETVNPDGEDSETKALIPAASSDEEGGIKQDETSAMREHSGVKDDEHAVMHPKQMLKQRAFYILWFIFLFNGQGVVFFSSLYKAYGQTFIHDDVFLATVGAFAAVFNAAGRIAWGYFADKVSFKVSMTCLCALFTVLLLTIGLTSLAGKWLFFLYVCLIFGTFSGNFSLFPVATARSFGQLHYPLNYGLLFTSQVITAPVGAILTSQLKGIIGWYGMFFVVSGFSFSSFILMFVFQVKNSKGKDV